A single genomic interval of Oryza sativa Japonica Group chromosome 7, ASM3414082v1 harbors:
- the LOC4343405 gene encoding putative disease resistance protein RGA1 isoform X3 has product MDYHNFCCCRELDLQTEHSLEGSPPPFPWQNRRMAGVGLVVGGWIAKAVIANILSRVRSLLHDNFSLQKDTEKMLNDLEVALPRIEAVIEAAERRSIESSALSTWLQQLKDAVSHAGDVVDDFEAKTIKDQVESKSKVSAKAYSTVKALKALVFSDSELKKLKHAVRRLENVSARVDSFIELIRLNDDDTVGRIGHSLHSETSSLLGDTKVIGRDEEINLILDIILGYRYHLPRTSEHARPDDQPKFGQRGTLFDKLRKIFLTGTAESSKSSDKAKLEELEARKKGNKIEEEDPSKDCIEIGEYEPNQKGQTERLDYNSSDVHETSGSSQNLGILPIVGINGVGKTTVAQAVFNNKRVKMCFDLTAWVYVSDNISGKQIIQRIIMSLEPWSGLTDDALDLDNLQHKLIGIIRSKRLFLVLDGVSDDIIIVWSQLRSILRCSGPQSMVLVTTQKYSIANLLGTMGPITLNTLEQTDFRYLFNHLVFDDCFYHHYEVHLFESICGKIADKFHGLPLAAKTVAPLLRANRNMEYWENVLGSDWWNISDHGLGINVLPALGIGCLYPALRQCLLFCSIFPRNYVFEKERVVQMWVAHGFIQSSDRRDIVPENVAKNWFDELVDRSFLQPTVWQGRYVMHDLIREFSVAVSSNEYYVFHRNSKVLPQFANHISVDNDNFDLQWGHYDHKRLQTLMFFGHHRVDKNYGTLGSIVRKSTSLRVLDLSYICMSNVSQASDVLCKLSHLRYLDLSFTGIKDLPEAFGNLYHLQVLDLRGCIIEKLPKNMNNLINLRHLYADSQTTALIYAVGQLTKLQELQEFRVRLEDGYKINELRDMKDLRKLYITNLEKVSSWQEATDAKLVEKKSLDYLQLKWVYQVPESRSTSQLNKDILDGLHPHFQLKRLKILNYMGIDFPYWVQRLTDLVAVNIINCRWLSVLPPLGELPRLKKLSLFGLSSITHINDQVYGTNDVIFPYLEELHFSELFSWEQWSEAEYKLLIPHLRKLGINACSKLSLLPIETLSSSVKELHLSSCTSYISMLPAYLKRLTSLTKLSIQDCSATLLIPCHSLTLLEHLQLESCFDVHFEGGMQYFTKLKKLEVHRCFDVTQNIYEQTSLVERYSLMGGLQSLIHLVIDDRFMYYRYYHMLNTLCSIRTMKFCAFDLSEFTTEDEEWLQQLQSLQEIQFASCRNLLRLPSNLNNMCNLKKVVLNDCCKLQSLPLNGLPDNLKEFHVSGGSEVLEQQCQKTDGDEWQKISHVPYVRINGRTIQMISHDLGS; this is encoded by the exons ATGGATTATCATAATTTCTG TTGTTGCAGAGAATTGGATTTACAAACTGAGCATAGCCTAGAAGGATCTCCACCACCTTTCCCTTGGCAAAACAGAAG GATGGCAGGAGTAGGACTGGTAGTTGGAGGATGGATTGCAAAGGCAGTGATTGCCAATATCTTGTCCAGAGTACGCTCCCTCCTCCACGATAATTTCAGTCTGCAAAAGGACACTGAAAAAATGCTGAATGACTTGGAGGTTGCGCTTCCTCGCATTGAGGCGGTGATTGAAGCAGCGGAGCGGAGATCAATTGAAAGCAGTGCCCTTTCCACATGGTTGCAGCAGTTGAAGGATGCTGTTTCCCATGCAGGAGATGTTGTTGATGATTTTGAAGCCAAGACAATTAAAGATCAGGTCGAAAGCAAGAGCAAGGTCAGTGCAAAGGCATACTCTACCGTCAAGGCTTTAAAGGCTTTGGTCTTTTCTGATAGTGAATTGAAGAAGCTGAAGCATGCTGTAAGAAGACTTGAAAATGTATCAGCGAGAGTTGATTCTTTCATTGAATTGATCAGGCTAAATGATGATGATACAGTGGGAAGGATTGGCCATAGCTTGCATAGTGAGACCAGCTCTTTACTTGGTGACACCAAAGTAATTGGTCGGGATGAAGAAATTAACCTGATATTGGACATCATATTGGGTTACCGCTACCACTTGCCAAGAACTAGTGAGCATGCACGACCTGATGATCAACCAAAATTTGGTCAAAGGGGAACACTTTTTGATAAATTACGGAAGATTTTCCTTACTGGAACTGCTGAATCTAGTAAATCGAGTGATAAGGCTAAACTTGAAGAATTAGAAGCAAGAAAGAAGGGGAACAAAATTGAAGAAGAAGATCCTAGCAAAGATTGCATAGAAATTGGAGAATACGAACCTAATCAGAAGGGACAAACTGAAAGATTAGATTATAATAGTTCTGATGTACATGAAACCAGTGGTTCATCTCAAAACCTTGGCATCCTTCCCATAGTTGGCATTAATGGAGTGGGAAAAACAACTGTGGCTCAAGCTGTCTTCAACAATAAGAGGGTAAAAATGTGCTTTGATCTAACAGCATGGGTTTATGTGTCAGACAACATAAGTGGGAAACAAATTATACAAAGGATCATCATGTCTTTGGAACCATGGAGTGGACTAACTGATGATGCACTTGATTTGGATAATCTTCAGCACAAACTTATTGGTATCATAAGATCTAAGAGACTTTTTCTTGTACTTGATGGTGTAAGTGATGATATAATCATTGTATGGAGTCAGCTACGAAGCATCCTACGCTGCAGTGGACCTCAAAGTATGGTTTTGGTGACAACCCAGAAGTACAGCATAGCGAATTTGCTAGGGACAATGGGTCCAATAACTTTGAATACCCTAGAACAGACTGACTTCAGGTATCTCTTTAACCACCTTGTGTTTGATGACTGCTTCTATCATCATTATGAAGTACACCTCTTTGAATCAATATGCGGAAAAATAGCTGATAAGTTCCATGGGCTGCCGTTGGCAGCCAAGACAGTTGCACCACTATTAAGGGCCAATAGAAATATGGAATATTGGGAAAATGTCCTGGGAAGTGATTGGTGGAATATTTCTGATCATGGTTTGGGAATAAACGTTCTGCCAGCCCTAGGAATTGGCTGCCTATATCCAGCGCTAAGGCAGTGTCTTCTGTTCTGCTCAATATTTCCAAGGAATTATGTCTTTGAAAAGGAAAGAGTGGTCCAGATGTGGGTGGCACATGGGTTCATTCAGTCTAGTGATAGAAGGGATATCGTTCCAGAGAATGTTGCTAAAAATTGGTTTGATGAACTAGTTGATAGGTCCTTCTTGCAACCAACAGTCTGGCAAGGCCGTTACGTCATGCATGATTTGATAAGAGAGTTCTCAGTTGCTGTTTCTTCCAATGAATATTATGTCTTTCACAGGAATTCCAAGGTTCTTCCACAATTTGCTAATCATATTTCTGTTGATAATGATAATTTCGATCTTCAATGGGGTCATTATGATCATAAAAGATTACAAACTCTGATGTTTTTTGGTCATCACAGGGTTGACAAAAATTATGGCACTCTTGGTAGCATAGTGAGAAAGTCAACTAGTCTACGTGTACTGGATTTGTCTTACATTTGCATGAGTAATGTCAGTCAGGCTTCAGATGTTCTCTGCAAGTTGTCACATCTTCGATATCTTGATCTCTCTTTTACTGGTATCAAAGATCTCCCGGAGGCATTTGGTAATCTATACCATCTCCAGGTACTTGATCTGCGGGGTTGTATAATTGAGAAGCTGCCAAAGAACATGAACAATTTGATCAATCTAAGGCATTTATATGCTGATTCACAAACCACCGCACTGATCTATGCTGTAGGCCAGCTGACAAAACTTCAGGAGTTACAGGAATTCAGAGTTAGGTTGGAGGATGGTTACAAGATAAATGAGTTAAGGGACATGAAAGACCTGAGGAAATTGTACATTACAAATCTTGAGAAAGTCTCAAGTTGGCAAGAGGCTACAGATGCAAAGCTGGTGGAGAAAAAGTCCCTTGACTATCTGCAATTGAAATGGGTGTACCAGGTACCTGAAAGTAGGTCTACCTCTCAGTTGAACAAGGATATTCTCGATGGCCTACACCCTCACTTCCAGTTGAAAAGGTTGAAAATTCTGAACTATATGGGAATTGATTTTCCTTACTGGGTGCAGCGTCTCACAGACCTCGTTGCTGTTAACATAATTAACTGCCGATGGTTGAGTGTTCTGCCACCATTGGGAGAGCTCCCACGTCTCAAGAAACTATCTCTTTTTGGTCTATCCTCTATAACTCATATTAATGATCAAGTATACGGAACCAATGATGTGATCTTTCCATATTTAGAGGAGCTGCACTTCTCAGAATTGTTTAGCTGGGAGCAATGGTCCGAGGCAGAATATAAACTGCTTATTCCTCACCTACGGAAACTTGGTATAAATGCCTGCAGCAAATTAAGTCTATTGCCGATTGAAACTTTGAGTTCATCAGTCAAAGAGCTTCATCTTTCTTCATGCACATCATATATCAGTATGCTGCCCGCTTATTTGAAAAGACTGACGTCCCTCACCAAATTGAGCATACAGGACTGCTCTGCCACATTACTAATCCCGTGCCATTCCTTGACATTACTGGAGCACTTGCAGCTGGAAAGCTGTTTCGATGTACATTTTGAAGGGGGCATGCAGTACTTTACCAAACTGAAGAAGCTAGAAGTACATCGCTGCTTTGATGTCACTCAGAACATATATGAACAAACATCACTAGTGGAGAGATATTCTCTGATGGGGGGTCTTCAGTCCCTCATCCATCTTGTTATCGACGACAGATTCATGTATTACAGATACTACCATATGCTGAACACTCTTTGTTCAATTCGAACTATGAAGTTTTGTGCCTTTGATCTTTCCGAGTTCACCACGGAAGACGAGGAATGGCTCCAGCAACTACAGTCCCTACAGGAGATCCAGTTTGCTTCATGTCGCAATCTCTTACGCCTTCCTTCTAACCTGAATAATATGTGTAACCTGAAGAAGGTCGTTCTGAACGATTGCTGCAAGCTCCAGTCACTGCCGCTGAATGGCTTGCCAGATAACCTAAAAGAATTCCATGTCTCAGGAGGTTCTGAAGTACTGGAGCAACAATGTCAGAAAACAGATGGGGATGAATGGCAGAAAATTTCTCATGTGCCATACGTTCGGATAAATGGCAGAACTATCCAGATGATTTCACATGATCTTGGAAGTTAG
- the LOC4343405 gene encoding putative disease resistance protein RGA1 isoform X1, giving the protein MAAGGGGGGAARDPGDLRHLAATKRTHRPLAEFRRLRPGRGTHAACSTKCAGKTGADHMSHEIEEKVRARRRRRSTPPPRPRPCREARELNSTQEMGGRPVSPSAPRPKELDLQTEHSLEGSPPPFPWQNRRMAGVGLVVGGWIAKAVIANILSRVRSLLHDNFSLQKDTEKMLNDLEVALPRIEAVIEAAERRSIESSALSTWLQQLKDAVSHAGDVVDDFEAKTIKDQVESKSKVSAKAYSTVKALKALVFSDSELKKLKHAVRRLENVSARVDSFIELIRLNDDDTVGRIGHSLHSETSSLLGDTKVIGRDEEINLILDIILGYRYHLPRTSEHARPDDQPKFGQRGTLFDKLRKIFLTGTAESSKSSDKAKLEELEARKKGNKIEEEDPSKDCIEIGEYEPNQKGQTERLDYNSSDVHETSGSSQNLGILPIVGINGVGKTTVAQAVFNNKRVKMCFDLTAWVYVSDNISGKQIIQRIIMSLEPWSGLTDDALDLDNLQHKLIGIIRSKRLFLVLDGVSDDIIIVWSQLRSILRCSGPQSMVLVTTQKYSIANLLGTMGPITLNTLEQTDFRYLFNHLVFDDCFYHHYEVHLFESICGKIADKFHGLPLAAKTVAPLLRANRNMEYWENVLGSDWWNISDHGLGINVLPALGIGCLYPALRQCLLFCSIFPRNYVFEKERVVQMWVAHGFIQSSDRRDIVPENVAKNWFDELVDRSFLQPTVWQGRYVMHDLIREFSVAVSSNEYYVFHRNSKVLPQFANHISVDNDNFDLQWGHYDHKRLQTLMFFGHHRVDKNYGTLGSIVRKSTSLRVLDLSYICMSNVSQASDVLCKLSHLRYLDLSFTGIKDLPEAFGNLYHLQVLDLRGCIIEKLPKNMNNLINLRHLYADSQTTALIYAVGQLTKLQELQEFRVRLEDGYKINELRDMKDLRKLYITNLEKVSSWQEATDAKLVEKKSLDYLQLKWVYQVPESRSTSQLNKDILDGLHPHFQLKRLKILNYMGIDFPYWVQRLTDLVAVNIINCRWLSVLPPLGELPRLKKLSLFGLSSITHINDQVYGTNDVIFPYLEELHFSELFSWEQWSEAEYKLLIPHLRKLGINACSKLSLLPIETLSSSVKELHLSSCTSYISMLPAYLKRLTSLTKLSIQDCSATLLIPCHSLTLLEHLQLESCFDVHFEGGMQYFTKLKKLEVHRCFDVTQNIYEQTSLVERYSLMGGLQSLIHLVIDDRFMYYRYYHMLNTLCSIRTMKFCAFDLSEFTTEDEEWLQQLQSLQEIQFASCRNLLRLPSNLNNMCNLKKVVLNDCCKLQSLPLNGLPDNLKEFHVSGGSEVLEQQCQKTDGDEWQKISHVPYVRINGRTIQMISHDLGS; this is encoded by the exons ATGGCAGcaggggggggtggggggggcgCGGCTCGGGATCCTGGGGACCTGCGCCATCTGGCAGCCACGAAGCGAACCCACCGTCCACTCGCCGAGTTCAGGCGGCTTCGTCCTGGGCGAGGAACGCACGCCGCCTGCTCGACGAAATGCGCGGGAAAGACGGGAGCGGACCATATGTCCCACGAGATCGAGGAAAAGGTGCGCGCGCGTCGCAGACGCAGATCTACtcccccgccgcgcccgcgcccctgcCGTGAGGCAAGGGAGTTGAACAGTACACAGGAAATGGGAGGAAGACCCGTCTCGCCTAGCGCTCCAAGACCCAA AGAATTGGATTTACAAACTGAGCATAGCCTAGAAGGATCTCCACCACCTTTCCCTTGGCAAAACAGAAG GATGGCAGGAGTAGGACTGGTAGTTGGAGGATGGATTGCAAAGGCAGTGATTGCCAATATCTTGTCCAGAGTACGCTCCCTCCTCCACGATAATTTCAGTCTGCAAAAGGACACTGAAAAAATGCTGAATGACTTGGAGGTTGCGCTTCCTCGCATTGAGGCGGTGATTGAAGCAGCGGAGCGGAGATCAATTGAAAGCAGTGCCCTTTCCACATGGTTGCAGCAGTTGAAGGATGCTGTTTCCCATGCAGGAGATGTTGTTGATGATTTTGAAGCCAAGACAATTAAAGATCAGGTCGAAAGCAAGAGCAAGGTCAGTGCAAAGGCATACTCTACCGTCAAGGCTTTAAAGGCTTTGGTCTTTTCTGATAGTGAATTGAAGAAGCTGAAGCATGCTGTAAGAAGACTTGAAAATGTATCAGCGAGAGTTGATTCTTTCATTGAATTGATCAGGCTAAATGATGATGATACAGTGGGAAGGATTGGCCATAGCTTGCATAGTGAGACCAGCTCTTTACTTGGTGACACCAAAGTAATTGGTCGGGATGAAGAAATTAACCTGATATTGGACATCATATTGGGTTACCGCTACCACTTGCCAAGAACTAGTGAGCATGCACGACCTGATGATCAACCAAAATTTGGTCAAAGGGGAACACTTTTTGATAAATTACGGAAGATTTTCCTTACTGGAACTGCTGAATCTAGTAAATCGAGTGATAAGGCTAAACTTGAAGAATTAGAAGCAAGAAAGAAGGGGAACAAAATTGAAGAAGAAGATCCTAGCAAAGATTGCATAGAAATTGGAGAATACGAACCTAATCAGAAGGGACAAACTGAAAGATTAGATTATAATAGTTCTGATGTACATGAAACCAGTGGTTCATCTCAAAACCTTGGCATCCTTCCCATAGTTGGCATTAATGGAGTGGGAAAAACAACTGTGGCTCAAGCTGTCTTCAACAATAAGAGGGTAAAAATGTGCTTTGATCTAACAGCATGGGTTTATGTGTCAGACAACATAAGTGGGAAACAAATTATACAAAGGATCATCATGTCTTTGGAACCATGGAGTGGACTAACTGATGATGCACTTGATTTGGATAATCTTCAGCACAAACTTATTGGTATCATAAGATCTAAGAGACTTTTTCTTGTACTTGATGGTGTAAGTGATGATATAATCATTGTATGGAGTCAGCTACGAAGCATCCTACGCTGCAGTGGACCTCAAAGTATGGTTTTGGTGACAACCCAGAAGTACAGCATAGCGAATTTGCTAGGGACAATGGGTCCAATAACTTTGAATACCCTAGAACAGACTGACTTCAGGTATCTCTTTAACCACCTTGTGTTTGATGACTGCTTCTATCATCATTATGAAGTACACCTCTTTGAATCAATATGCGGAAAAATAGCTGATAAGTTCCATGGGCTGCCGTTGGCAGCCAAGACAGTTGCACCACTATTAAGGGCCAATAGAAATATGGAATATTGGGAAAATGTCCTGGGAAGTGATTGGTGGAATATTTCTGATCATGGTTTGGGAATAAACGTTCTGCCAGCCCTAGGAATTGGCTGCCTATATCCAGCGCTAAGGCAGTGTCTTCTGTTCTGCTCAATATTTCCAAGGAATTATGTCTTTGAAAAGGAAAGAGTGGTCCAGATGTGGGTGGCACATGGGTTCATTCAGTCTAGTGATAGAAGGGATATCGTTCCAGAGAATGTTGCTAAAAATTGGTTTGATGAACTAGTTGATAGGTCCTTCTTGCAACCAACAGTCTGGCAAGGCCGTTACGTCATGCATGATTTGATAAGAGAGTTCTCAGTTGCTGTTTCTTCCAATGAATATTATGTCTTTCACAGGAATTCCAAGGTTCTTCCACAATTTGCTAATCATATTTCTGTTGATAATGATAATTTCGATCTTCAATGGGGTCATTATGATCATAAAAGATTACAAACTCTGATGTTTTTTGGTCATCACAGGGTTGACAAAAATTATGGCACTCTTGGTAGCATAGTGAGAAAGTCAACTAGTCTACGTGTACTGGATTTGTCTTACATTTGCATGAGTAATGTCAGTCAGGCTTCAGATGTTCTCTGCAAGTTGTCACATCTTCGATATCTTGATCTCTCTTTTACTGGTATCAAAGATCTCCCGGAGGCATTTGGTAATCTATACCATCTCCAGGTACTTGATCTGCGGGGTTGTATAATTGAGAAGCTGCCAAAGAACATGAACAATTTGATCAATCTAAGGCATTTATATGCTGATTCACAAACCACCGCACTGATCTATGCTGTAGGCCAGCTGACAAAACTTCAGGAGTTACAGGAATTCAGAGTTAGGTTGGAGGATGGTTACAAGATAAATGAGTTAAGGGACATGAAAGACCTGAGGAAATTGTACATTACAAATCTTGAGAAAGTCTCAAGTTGGCAAGAGGCTACAGATGCAAAGCTGGTGGAGAAAAAGTCCCTTGACTATCTGCAATTGAAATGGGTGTACCAGGTACCTGAAAGTAGGTCTACCTCTCAGTTGAACAAGGATATTCTCGATGGCCTACACCCTCACTTCCAGTTGAAAAGGTTGAAAATTCTGAACTATATGGGAATTGATTTTCCTTACTGGGTGCAGCGTCTCACAGACCTCGTTGCTGTTAACATAATTAACTGCCGATGGTTGAGTGTTCTGCCACCATTGGGAGAGCTCCCACGTCTCAAGAAACTATCTCTTTTTGGTCTATCCTCTATAACTCATATTAATGATCAAGTATACGGAACCAATGATGTGATCTTTCCATATTTAGAGGAGCTGCACTTCTCAGAATTGTTTAGCTGGGAGCAATGGTCCGAGGCAGAATATAAACTGCTTATTCCTCACCTACGGAAACTTGGTATAAATGCCTGCAGCAAATTAAGTCTATTGCCGATTGAAACTTTGAGTTCATCAGTCAAAGAGCTTCATCTTTCTTCATGCACATCATATATCAGTATGCTGCCCGCTTATTTGAAAAGACTGACGTCCCTCACCAAATTGAGCATACAGGACTGCTCTGCCACATTACTAATCCCGTGCCATTCCTTGACATTACTGGAGCACTTGCAGCTGGAAAGCTGTTTCGATGTACATTTTGAAGGGGGCATGCAGTACTTTACCAAACTGAAGAAGCTAGAAGTACATCGCTGCTTTGATGTCACTCAGAACATATATGAACAAACATCACTAGTGGAGAGATATTCTCTGATGGGGGGTCTTCAGTCCCTCATCCATCTTGTTATCGACGACAGATTCATGTATTACAGATACTACCATATGCTGAACACTCTTTGTTCAATTCGAACTATGAAGTTTTGTGCCTTTGATCTTTCCGAGTTCACCACGGAAGACGAGGAATGGCTCCAGCAACTACAGTCCCTACAGGAGATCCAGTTTGCTTCATGTCGCAATCTCTTACGCCTTCCTTCTAACCTGAATAATATGTGTAACCTGAAGAAGGTCGTTCTGAACGATTGCTGCAAGCTCCAGTCACTGCCGCTGAATGGCTTGCCAGATAACCTAAAAGAATTCCATGTCTCAGGAGGTTCTGAAGTACTGGAGCAACAATGTCAGAAAACAGATGGGGATGAATGGCAGAAAATTTCTCATGTGCCATACGTTCGGATAAATGGCAGAACTATCCAGATGATTTCACATGATCTTGGAAGTTAG